The Faecalibacterium prausnitzii genome includes a window with the following:
- a CDS encoding adenylosuccinate synthase, translated as MLTAVTGINWGDEGKGRVIDLLAENADVVARYQGGNNAGHTVVTEKGKFILNLLPSGILHPDVTCVLGTGMVIDLDHLSNEMQAIEARGVEIGPKNLKLSDKATISMPWHKVQDGLEEDRLAKKGSAFGSTRRGIAYAYSDKYRKKTLRLGDLLHLDEERTQNRLHMILDSKNMELAGCYHQEKMSYDALLDWCRTQAERFAPFICDVGAFLQQAHDSGKRIVLEAQLGAMRDIDYGIFPFTSSSNTLAAYAPLGAGIPNCRLDHVVGVLKAYSTCVGAGPFAAEHAMDEDWNEQLRKAGGEYGAATGRPRRVGPFDCVASRYGLACQGADKIALTKLDVLSSMNEIPVITGYKLDGVEVPRFDTLSDLDRMEPVVTMLPGWNTDLSGCKSWDELPKEAKGYVEFLEKQLDHEIQFISTGAEREKFVLKGEWL; from the coding sequence ATGCTGACCGCTGTTACTGGAATCAATTGGGGCGATGAGGGCAAAGGCCGCGTCATCGACCTGCTGGCTGAAAACGCCGATGTCGTTGCCCGCTATCAGGGCGGCAACAATGCCGGGCACACCGTCGTTACTGAAAAGGGCAAGTTCATCCTGAACCTTCTGCCCTCCGGCATCCTGCACCCGGATGTCACCTGCGTGCTGGGCACCGGTATGGTCATCGACCTCGACCACCTCTCGAATGAGATGCAGGCCATCGAGGCCCGCGGCGTGGAGATCGGCCCCAAAAACCTGAAGCTCTCCGACAAGGCCACCATCTCGATGCCCTGGCACAAGGTGCAGGATGGTCTGGAAGAAGACCGCCTGGCCAAAAAGGGGAGCGCCTTCGGCTCCACCCGGCGCGGCATCGCCTACGCCTACAGCGACAAATACCGCAAAAAGACCCTGCGTCTGGGCGACCTGCTCCATCTGGACGAAGAGCGCACCCAAAACCGCCTGCACATGATCCTGGATTCCAAGAACATGGAGCTGGCAGGCTGCTATCATCAGGAAAAGATGTCCTATGACGCGCTGCTGGACTGGTGCAGGACCCAGGCCGAGCGATTCGCACCGTTCATCTGCGACGTGGGCGCCTTTTTGCAGCAGGCCCACGACAGCGGCAAGCGCATCGTGCTGGAAGCTCAGCTGGGTGCCATGCGGGACATCGACTACGGCATCTTCCCCTTCACGTCCAGCTCCAATACGCTGGCCGCTTATGCGCCGCTGGGGGCCGGCATCCCGAATTGTCGGCTCGACCATGTGGTCGGCGTGCTGAAAGCCTACTCCACCTGTGTGGGGGCAGGCCCCTTCGCCGCAGAACATGCTATGGACGAGGACTGGAACGAGCAGTTGCGGAAGGCAGGCGGCGAATACGGTGCGGCCACCGGCCGCCCCCGCCGCGTCGGCCCCTTTGACTGCGTGGCCAGCCGCTACGGTCTGGCCTGCCAGGGAGCGGACAAGATCGCCCTGACCAAGCTGGACGTTCTGAGCAGCATGAACGAGATCCCGGTCATCACCGGTTACAAGTTGGACGGTGTGGAAGTCCCCCGCTTCGACACGCTGTCTGACCTGGACCGGATGGAGCCGGTCGTCACGATGCTGCCTGGCTGGAACACCGACCTCTCCGGCTGCAAGAGCTGGGACGAGCTGCCCAAAGAGGCAAAAGGCTATGTAGAGTTCCTCGAAAAGCAGCTGGATCATGAGATCCAGTTCATCTCCACCGGTGCCGAGCGTGAGAAGTTCGTGCTGAAAGGAGAATGGCTGTGA
- a CDS encoding MetQ/NlpA family ABC transporter substrate-binding protein — MSKISRRDFLKVTGIAAAAAALTACGGSSSTASSAAASSEVVKKLDKISVAVPNDTTNEARALALLEKNGFFKVKADAGLTATKNDIEENPFNVNIDEVEAAQVPSVLQDEDYAVINSNYAISAGLNPVEDALAIEDGSSAYVNVLVCKDGNQESPKIKALAAALESQQVKDFIDEKYAGSVVFVVENPTDGYDSTVDYDALNGETVSCAATPAPHCEILEICKDILAQKGITLDVQEFDDYIQPNNVVEDGQIDTNYFQHQPYLDDFNQEHGTHLVTVAGIHVEPMGIYGGKQSDLSPIEG; from the coding sequence ATGTCTAAGATTTCGCGTCGTGATTTTCTGAAAGTGACCGGCATCGCTGCCGCTGCAGCTGCCCTGACCGCCTGCGGCGGTTCTTCTTCCACCGCAAGCTCCGCTGCCGCCTCTTCCGAGGTGGTCAAGAAGCTGGATAAGATCAGCGTGGCCGTGCCCAACGACACCACCAACGAGGCCCGCGCTCTGGCTCTGCTGGAGAAGAACGGCTTCTTCAAGGTCAAGGCGGATGCTGGCCTGACCGCCACCAAGAACGACATCGAGGAGAACCCGTTCAACGTCAACATCGACGAGGTCGAGGCTGCACAGGTGCCCAGCGTTCTGCAGGATGAGGACTACGCCGTCATCAACTCCAACTACGCCATCTCTGCCGGTCTGAACCCCGTGGAGGATGCACTGGCCATCGAGGACGGCTCTTCTGCTTACGTCAACGTTCTGGTCTGCAAGGACGGCAATCAGGAGTCCCCCAAGATCAAGGCTCTGGCCGCTGCTCTGGAGAGCCAGCAGGTCAAGGACTTCATCGATGAGAAGTATGCAGGCTCCGTCGTCTTCGTCGTGGAGAACCCCACCGACGGCTACGACTCCACCGTGGACTACGATGCACTGAACGGCGAGACCGTCAGCTGCGCCGCAACGCCGGCTCCCCACTGCGAGATCCTGGAGATCTGCAAGGACATCCTGGCCCAGAAGGGCATCACCCTGGATGTTCAGGAGTTCGATGACTACATCCAGCCCAACAATGTCGTCGAGGACGGCCAGATCGACACCAACTACTTCCAGCATCAGCCCTACCTGGACGACTTCAACCAGGAACACGGCACCCATCTGGTCACCGTGGCCGGTATCCACGTCGAGCCCATGGGCATCTACGGCGGCAAGCAGAGCGACCTGTCTCCCATCGAGGGCTAA
- a CDS encoding threonine/serine exporter family protein, producing the protein MTELLLTSEQIGQLVAQFFIAGAGTLSFAVLFASPKRTLPYCGLVGAMGWFIYELAVLFGLESFAASLLAVIPLTLLARIFAIVLKTPVTIFLLAGIFPLVPGAGIYYTAYYFIQGNNALALANGISTFKIAVALAIGIALVLGLPLPRFKTRPKR; encoded by the coding sequence ATGACAGAACTTCTGTTGACGAGCGAGCAGATCGGCCAGCTGGTGGCCCAGTTCTTCATCGCCGGGGCGGGCACCCTGAGCTTTGCCGTTCTCTTCGCCTCCCCCAAGCGCACCCTGCCCTACTGCGGCCTTGTCGGCGCGATGGGCTGGTTCATTTACGAGCTGGCCGTCCTCTTCGGGCTGGAAAGTTTTGCCGCCTCGCTGCTGGCCGTCATCCCGCTGACGCTGCTGGCCCGCATCTTCGCCATCGTGCTCAAAACGCCGGTCACCATCTTTCTGCTGGCCGGCATCTTCCCGCTGGTGCCCGGTGCCGGCATCTACTACACCGCCTACTACTTCATCCAGGGCAACAACGCTCTGGCTCTGGCCAACGGCATCTCGACGTTCAAGATCGCCGTGGCCCTTGCCATCGGCATCGCGCTGGTGCTGGGGCTTCCGCTGCCCCGCTTCAAGACCCGCCCCAAGAGATGA
- a CDS encoding ABC transporter substrate-binding protein: protein MKKITRRSFLAAAGLTAAALALTACGGSSSSTASSTASSAASSEAASSSAAAELTTVEAGKLTMATNATFPPYEMTTDTGAFEGIDVDTAQAIAEKLGLELQIDDMEFDAALLSVQQGKADIVMAGVTVTDERKAVMDFSGSYATGIQSIIVPEGSDIATPDDLAGKKIGTQRGTTGYIYCSDDFGDENVVAYDSGLTAVQALNNGQVDAVVIDNAPAKEYVAANPGLVILDTSYAEEDYAIGMAKGSALEDAINAALEELKADGTLQSIVDKYITAE, encoded by the coding sequence ATGAAAAAGATTACCCGTCGCAGCTTCCTGGCTGCCGCTGGTCTGACCGCTGCCGCTCTGGCTCTGACTGCCTGCGGTGGTTCCTCTTCCAGCACCGCTTCTTCTACCGCAAGCTCTGCTGCTTCCTCCGAGGCAGCTTCTTCCAGCGCTGCTGCTGAGCTGACCACCGTTGAGGCCGGCAAGCTGACCATGGCCACCAACGCTACTTTCCCTCCGTATGAGATGACCACCGACACCGGTGCGTTCGAGGGCATCGACGTGGACACCGCACAGGCCATTGCTGAGAAGCTGGGTCTGGAGCTTCAGATCGACGACATGGAGTTCGACGCTGCGCTTCTGAGCGTCCAGCAGGGCAAGGCCGACATCGTCATGGCTGGCGTCACCGTCACCGACGAGCGCAAGGCTGTCATGGATTTCTCCGGCAGCTATGCTACTGGCATCCAGTCCATCATCGTTCCCGAAGGCTCTGACATCGCTACCCCCGACGATCTGGCCGGCAAGAAGATCGGCACCCAGCGCGGCACCACCGGCTACATCTACTGCTCCGATGATTTCGGCGATGAGAACGTCGTGGCTTACGACAGCGGCCTGACCGCTGTGCAGGCTCTGAACAACGGCCAGGTGGACGCTGTCGTCATCGACAACGCACCCGCCAAGGAGTACGTTGCTGCCAACCCCGGTCTGGTCATCCTGGACACCAGCTATGCTGAGGAAGACTACGCCATCGGCATGGCAAAGGGTTCTGCTCTGGAAGATGCCATCAACGCTGCTCTGGAAGAGCTGAAGGCTGACGGCACCCTGCAGTCCATCGTGGACAAGTACATCACCGCTGAGTGA
- a CDS encoding amino acid ABC transporter permease: MAAQYELLKELLNSGTKLSFGQEFFYKFYQAFILKDRWVQYVQGVGTTLLVTAIALAMGVVLGSVVALIRVAHDQQRSGRRNPVLGFFNAICKVYTTIIRGTPMMVQLLIMSMVIFANSRNFTMVGALALGINSGAYVSEIIRGGLMAVDPGQMEAGRSLGLNYITTMVVIIIPQAIRAVLPALGNEFIVLLKDTSLITVIGGKELLYAAQGIMNRTYEAMFPLCGVALVYLILVMLFTWLLTKFERRMAQGDR, encoded by the coding sequence ATGGCCGCACAATATGAACTGCTGAAAGAGCTGCTCAACAGCGGCACGAAGCTCAGCTTCGGGCAGGAATTCTTCTACAAATTTTATCAGGCATTTATCCTGAAGGACCGCTGGGTGCAGTACGTTCAGGGCGTGGGCACCACGCTTCTGGTCACGGCCATCGCACTGGCGATGGGTGTGGTGCTGGGCAGCGTGGTCGCACTGATCCGTGTGGCCCACGACCAGCAGCGCTCCGGCCGCAGGAACCCGGTGCTGGGCTTCTTCAACGCCATCTGCAAGGTGTACACCACCATCATCCGCGGCACCCCCATGATGGTCCAGCTGCTCATCATGAGCATGGTCATCTTTGCCAACAGCCGCAACTTCACCATGGTCGGTGCGCTGGCGCTGGGCATCAACTCCGGCGCTTATGTATCCGAGATCATCCGCGGCGGCCTGATGGCTGTGGACCCCGGCCAGATGGAAGCCGGCCGCAGCCTGGGCCTGAACTACATAACCACCATGGTGGTCATCATCATCCCGCAGGCCATCCGCGCCGTGCTGCCGGCTCTGGGCAATGAGTTCATCGTCCTGCTCAAGGATACCTCGCTCATCACCGTCATCGGCGGCAAGGAGCTGCTGTATGCGGCCCAGGGCATCATGAACCGCACCTACGAGGCCATGTTCCCGCTGTGCGGCGTTGCACTTGTTTATTTGATCCTCGTCATGCTGTTTACCTGGCTGCTGACGAAGTTTGAGAGGAGGATGGCTCAAGGTGACCGATAA
- the pyrB gene encoding aspartate carbamoyltransferase, with product MRHFIEPNSFSLDEQLALLDLADRMEADPAPYAHLCDGRILATLFYEPSTRTRLSFESAMLRLGGKTLGFAGAQLSSASKGETVADTARVVSNYADIIAMRHPKEGAPLRASLYARVPVINAGDGGHAHPSQTMIDLMTIRQRKGRLDHLTIGFCGDLKFGRTVHSLTAALSQFEGNRFVFISPEELRIPQYVKDETLTPLHQTYKETADLEAELPTLDVLYMTRIQQERFFNEEDYLRLKGCYSLNAKLLEQAPADMPVLHPLPRIDEIKLDVDNDPRAAYFDQVHNGVYIRMAIILALLGIPDPLTGKSVLNA from the coding sequence GTGAGACATTTCATTGAGCCGAACAGCTTTTCTCTGGACGAACAGCTGGCCCTCCTCGACCTTGCCGACCGGATGGAGGCAGACCCCGCACCCTATGCCCATCTCTGCGACGGGCGCATTCTGGCAACGCTGTTCTATGAGCCGTCCACCCGCACCCGGCTCTCGTTTGAGTCGGCCATGCTGCGGCTGGGCGGCAAGACGCTGGGCTTTGCCGGGGCGCAGCTGTCCAGCGCCAGCAAGGGCGAGACGGTGGCCGATACGGCCCGCGTCGTGAGCAACTATGCCGACATCATCGCGATGCGCCACCCCAAAGAGGGCGCACCCCTGCGTGCATCCCTGTATGCACGGGTGCCCGTCATCAATGCAGGCGACGGCGGGCACGCTCACCCCTCCCAGACTATGATCGACCTGATGACCATCCGCCAGCGCAAAGGGCGGCTGGACCATCTGACCATCGGCTTCTGCGGCGACCTCAAATTCGGCCGGACGGTCCACTCCCTGACCGCTGCGCTGAGCCAGTTTGAGGGGAACCGGTTCGTCTTCATCTCGCCGGAGGAACTGCGCATTCCGCAGTACGTCAAAGACGAGACGCTGACGCCGCTCCACCAGACCTACAAGGAGACCGCCGACCTCGAAGCCGAGCTGCCCACCCTCGATGTCCTCTACATGACCCGCATCCAGCAGGAACGCTTCTTCAACGAGGAAGATTACCTCCGGCTGAAGGGCTGCTATTCCCTGAATGCAAAGCTGCTGGAGCAGGCTCCGGCTGATATGCCGGTGCTCCACCCGCTGCCCCGCATCGACGAGATCAAGCTCGATGTGGACAACGACCCCCGCGCCGCCTACTTTGACCAGGTGCACAACGGTGTGTACATCCGCATGGCCATCATCCTGGCCCTGCTGGGCATCCCGGACCCTCTGACGGGAAAATCGGTGCTGAATGCCTGA
- a CDS encoding nitroreductase family protein produces the protein MSVMEKLLARRTYRRFAQKAVPQDVVEDIIEAVRLSSCGANRQAVRLVVVNKPEDVAEVQPLVKWAAYLPPEQGTPKADELPTLYIAVVQDTAIPGDLNTDTGIALANMTLAAWDKGVGSCIMGAINKPALTELLHIKEPEKLAFMVAFGYPTHEAHIVPLTGETGVKYYLDGQKDYCVPKRSAEEIARYL, from the coding sequence ATGTCTGTTATGGAAAAACTTCTCGCCCGCCGCACCTACCGCCGCTTTGCGCAGAAAGCCGTCCCGCAGGATGTGGTGGAGGACATCATCGAAGCCGTCCGCCTCTCCTCCTGCGGAGCCAACCGTCAGGCCGTGCGTCTGGTGGTCGTGAACAAACCCGAAGATGTGGCCGAAGTCCAGCCGCTGGTCAAGTGGGCCGCCTATCTGCCCCCGGAGCAGGGCACCCCAAAGGCTGACGAGCTGCCCACTTTATATATCGCCGTCGTGCAGGACACTGCCATCCCCGGTGACCTGAACACCGACACCGGGATCGCGCTGGCCAACATGACGCTGGCCGCGTGGGACAAGGGCGTGGGCAGCTGCATCATGGGTGCCATCAACAAGCCCGCCCTCACCGAGCTGCTCCACATCAAGGAGCCGGAAAAGCTGGCCTTTATGGTGGCGTTCGGCTACCCCACCCACGAAGCCCACATCGTCCCCTTGACCGGGGAGACCGGCGTGAAGTATTATCTGGACGGCCAGAAGGACTACTGTGTGCCGAAGCGGAGTGCTGAGGAGATCGCACGGTATTTGTAA
- a CDS encoding methionine ABC transporter permease, with protein MSIADYGFAIWETFYVTVLSTAFSLVIGLPLGVLLVAGDKDGVLPLPGWLMHLLNIIINILRSVPFLILMICVFPLTRLIVGTTVGTKATIVPLVVAAFPFVARLVETSLRELDEGVVEAAQSMGATPFQIITKVMIPECLPGLISSMTTALTTILGYSAMSGVIGGGGLGKIALSYGYYRYQTNIMIVCVILLVLLVQVFQTVGTLWATRSDKRLRK; from the coding sequence ATGAGCATTGCAGATTATGGCTTTGCCATCTGGGAGACGTTCTATGTGACGGTGCTCTCCACGGCCTTTTCGCTGGTCATCGGCCTGCCGCTGGGCGTCCTGCTCGTGGCCGGGGATAAGGACGGCGTTCTGCCCCTGCCCGGCTGGCTGATGCACCTGCTGAATATCATCATCAACATCCTGCGCAGCGTCCCGTTCCTGATTTTGATGATCTGCGTCTTCCCGCTGACCCGCCTCATCGTGGGCACGACGGTCGGCACCAAGGCCACCATCGTGCCGCTGGTGGTCGCAGCCTTCCCGTTCGTGGCGCGTCTGGTGGAGACCAGCCTGCGCGAGCTGGACGAGGGCGTGGTGGAAGCGGCCCAGAGCATGGGCGCAACGCCGTTCCAGATCATCACCAAGGTCATGATCCCGGAGTGTCTGCCGGGCCTCATTTCCAGCATGACCACGGCCCTGACCACCATTCTGGGCTACTCGGCCATGTCCGGTGTCATCGGCGGCGGCGGTCTGGGCAAGATCGCACTGTCCTATGGCTACTACCGCTACCAGACGAACATCATGATCGTCTGCGTCATCCTGCTGGTGCTGCTGGTGCAGGTCTTCCAGACCGTCGGCACCCTGTGGGCCACCCGGAGCGATAAGCGGCTGCGCAAGTAA
- a CDS encoding LysR family transcriptional regulator, with the protein MYVDWEYYKIFYYVAKYQNFTKAARVLGNNQPNITHSMNRLESQLNCVLFIRSNRGVTLTPEGEMLYSRIASAAVQIQDAEEELSASATLEHGAISISATETALNIYLSEKLRDFHTEYPGIRLRISNHSTPQAVQAVKNGEVDFAIVSTPAEVEPGLKRVELKPFYEVLVGGRTFTALASQNLSLKELENYPLISLSDESMTRSFYRQFFLDHDAVLRPDTEAATTDQMLTLVKSELGLAFVPESMAAEPLARGEIVQLHLREIIPQRSICLVYDHHRPLNTAARKFQKLLTSPEETH; encoded by the coding sequence ATGTACGTGGACTGGGAATACTACAAGATCTTCTATTATGTTGCAAAATACCAGAATTTCACCAAGGCGGCACGGGTGCTGGGCAACAACCAGCCCAACATCACCCACTCGATGAACCGGCTGGAAAGCCAGCTGAACTGTGTGCTGTTCATCCGCTCCAACCGGGGCGTGACCCTGACGCCGGAGGGCGAGATGCTCTATTCCCGCATTGCATCGGCGGCGGTGCAGATCCAGGATGCCGAGGAGGAGCTGAGCGCCAGCGCCACGCTGGAGCACGGTGCCATCAGCATCAGCGCCACCGAGACGGCCCTGAACATCTACCTCTCCGAAAAGCTGCGGGACTTCCACACCGAATACCCCGGCATCCGGCTGCGCATCTCGAACCACTCCACCCCGCAGGCGGTGCAGGCCGTGAAAAACGGCGAAGTGGATTTTGCCATCGTCTCCACCCCGGCCGAGGTGGAACCGGGGCTGAAGCGGGTGGAGCTGAAACCGTTTTACGAAGTGCTGGTGGGCGGCAGGACCTTCACGGCCCTGGCCAGCCAGAACCTCTCCTTAAAGGAACTGGAAAATTACCCGCTCATCTCCCTGAGCGACGAGAGCATGACCCGCAGCTTCTACCGGCAGTTCTTCCTCGACCACGACGCGGTGCTCCGGCCCGACACCGAGGCCGCCACCACCGACCAGATGCTCACGCTGGTCAAAAGCGAGCTGGGCCTTGCCTTTGTGCCGGAATCCATGGCGGCCGAGCCGCTGGCGCGGGGCGAGATCGTCCAGCTCCATCTGCGGGAGATCATCCCCCAGCGCTCCATCTGCCTGGTCTACGACCACCACCGCCCGCTGAACACCGCCGCGCGCAAGTTCCAGAAGCTGCTGACCAGCCCGGAAGAGACGCATTGA
- a CDS encoding threonine/serine exporter ThrE family protein gives MNGRELYPDAEERRRIMDFIMAAGQTLLENGAEVFRVEQTMEIMARSFHLREFHVYVLTNGIFASAGTAEISEVRNVPTRTTHLGRVAAVNQLSRQIAEGSVTTIDEAESRLVQARNIPFPKGRVQLLAGLSGAFCFALIFGGTLQAALVAAVAGCAANAYLLFCGRHPIGGGFRTISTASLITILCILGCHLLHTEASHAIIGTLMILTPGIAFTMGIRDFVQGDYLSGTIRMIDALLIAASIAIGTGLVLGAYAAWTGVVAA, from the coding sequence ATGAACGGCAGGGAATTGTATCCCGACGCAGAAGAGCGCCGCCGCATCATGGATTTCATTATGGCGGCCGGGCAGACGCTGCTGGAAAACGGCGCGGAGGTCTTCCGCGTGGAGCAGACCATGGAGATCATGGCGCGCAGCTTCCATCTGCGGGAATTTCATGTATATGTACTGACCAACGGCATTTTTGCCAGTGCCGGCACGGCCGAGATCAGCGAGGTGCGCAACGTGCCCACCCGCACGACCCATCTGGGCCGGGTGGCTGCGGTGAACCAGCTGTCCCGTCAGATCGCAGAGGGCAGCGTGACCACCATCGACGAAGCCGAGAGCCGCCTGGTGCAGGCGCGGAACATTCCCTTCCCGAAGGGCCGGGTGCAGCTTCTGGCCGGGCTTTCGGGCGCGTTCTGCTTCGCGCTCATCTTCGGCGGCACCCTGCAGGCCGCGCTGGTCGCTGCGGTGGCGGGCTGTGCGGCCAACGCCTATCTGCTGTTCTGCGGGCGGCACCCCATAGGCGGCGGGTTCCGTACCATCTCCACCGCTTCGCTCATCACCATCCTCTGCATTCTGGGCTGCCACCTGCTCCACACCGAGGCCAGCCATGCCATCATCGGCACCCTGATGATCCTCACGCCCGGCATCGCGTTCACCATGGGCATCCGGGATTTTGTGCAAGGCGATTATCTTTCCGGCACCATCCGGATGATCGACGCGCTGCTCATCGCAGCCAGCATCGCCATCGGCACCGGTCTGGTGCTGGGGGCCTATGCCGCATGGACGGGGGTGGTGGCCGCATGA
- a CDS encoding amino acid ABC transporter ATP-binding protein, giving the protein MLEVRGLTKTYGGDMKKGAKQPTPTLDVLKGIDIDIYRGDVVCLIGPSGCGKSTFLRCLNRLEIPTGGSIKFEGVEIDDSHIDAVRQKMGMVFQHFNLFPHLTVKQNLCLAPTLLKLKNQQEADKRAEELLARVGLSDKADAYPKSLSGGQQQRIAIARALAMDPDVILFDEPTSALDPEMVGEVLELMKELAHTGITMLVVTHEMGFAREVSNRVIFIDDGKVQEDEPPQELFANPKHPRLKAFLSKML; this is encoded by the coding sequence ATTCTGGAAGTCCGCGGTCTGACCAAGACCTACGGCGGCGACATGAAGAAGGGCGCAAAGCAGCCCACCCCCACCCTCGATGTCCTGAAGGGCATCGACATCGACATCTACCGCGGCGACGTGGTCTGCCTGATCGGCCCTTCCGGCTGCGGCAAGTCCACCTTCCTGCGCTGCCTGAACCGGCTGGAGATCCCCACCGGCGGCTCCATCAAGTTTGAGGGCGTCGAGATTGATGACAGCCACATTGATGCCGTCCGCCAGAAGATGGGGATGGTGTTCCAGCACTTCAACCTCTTCCCGCACCTGACGGTCAAGCAGAACCTCTGCCTGGCCCCCACCCTGCTGAAGCTGAAGAACCAGCAGGAAGCGGACAAGCGCGCTGAAGAGCTGCTGGCCCGCGTCGGCCTGTCCGACAAGGCCGACGCCTACCCCAAGAGCCTGTCCGGCGGCCAGCAGCAGCGCATCGCCATTGCCCGTGCCCTGGCCATGGACCCGGACGTCATCCTCTTCGATGAGCCCACCTCCGCGCTGGACCCCGAAATGGTCGGCGAGGTCCTGGAGCTGATGAAGGAGCTGGCCCACACCGGCATCACCATGCTGGTCGTCACCCATGAGATGGGCTTTGCGCGCGAGGTCTCCAACCGCGTCATCTTCATCGACGACGGCAAAGTCCAGGAGGACGAGCCCCCGCAGGAGCTGTTCGCCAACCCCAAGCATCCCCGCCTGAAGGCGTTCCTGTCCAAGATGCTGTAA
- a CDS encoding methionine ABC transporter ATP-binding protein: protein MIEIKHLSKTFQMKDGAVNALSDINLTIPDGSIYGIIGMSGAGKSTLVRCINLLERPTEGSVVIDGVEMETLSPAELRARRREITMIFQQFNLLMQRSCLKNICFPMELAGVKKADAEKRARELLEMVGLPDKANAYPAQLSGGQKQRIAIARALATNPKVLLCDEATSALDPNTTHSILTLIKDINRKLGITVVVITHQMSVVEEICDHVAILDGGVVVELGEVKEIFANPRTAAARRLVAPNGGSAARDLSSFAPDDHVVRVTFNGSSAAKPLVASLAAEKGILVSVLSADTRDLSGQCYGSMLLKLPKDTEEAKQAAAYMRSQPGVTVEEVTGE from the coding sequence GTGATCGAGATCAAACATCTTTCCAAGACCTTCCAGATGAAGGACGGCGCGGTCAACGCGCTGAGTGATATCAACCTGACCATTCCGGATGGTTCCATCTACGGCATCATCGGCATGTCCGGTGCGGGCAAATCCACGCTGGTGCGCTGCATCAATCTGCTGGAACGCCCCACCGAGGGCAGCGTCGTCATTGACGGCGTGGAGATGGAAACGCTCTCGCCCGCCGAGCTGCGCGCCCGCCGCCGGGAGATCACGATGATCTTCCAGCAGTTCAATCTGCTGATGCAGCGCAGCTGCCTGAAGAACATCTGCTTCCCCATGGAGCTGGCCGGGGTGAAGAAGGCCGACGCCGAAAAGCGCGCCCGCGAACTGCTGGAGATGGTGGGCCTGCCCGACAAGGCCAACGCCTACCCGGCCCAGCTGTCCGGCGGCCAGAAGCAGCGCATCGCCATTGCCCGTGCACTGGCGACGAATCCCAAAGTCCTGCTCTGCGACGAGGCCACCAGTGCGCTGGACCCCAACACCACTCACTCCATCCTGACCCTCATCAAGGACATCAACCGGAAGCTGGGCATCACGGTGGTGGTCATCACCCACCAGATGAGCGTTGTGGAAGAGATCTGCGATCACGTTGCCATTCTGGACGGCGGCGTGGTGGTCGAGCTGGGCGAGGTGAAGGAGATCTTCGCCAACCCCAGGACCGCTGCGGCCCGGCGTCTGGTGGCACCCAACGGCGGCAGCGCGGCCCGTGACCTGTCGAGCTTCGCGCCCGACGACCATGTGGTCCGTGTGACCTTCAACGGCTCGTCCGCCGCAAAGCCGCTGGTGGCGAGCCTCGCGGCAGAAAAGGGCATTCTGGTCAGTGTACTCAGCGCCGATACCCGCGACCTGAGCGGCCAGTGCTACGGCAGCATGCTGCTCAAGCTGCCCAAAGACACAGAAGAAGCAAAACAGGCGGCTGCCTACATGCGCAGCCAGCCCGGCGTGACGGTGGAGGAGGTGACCGGCGAATGA